The following coding sequences lie in one Yoonia sp. G8-12 genomic window:
- a CDS encoding DUF7282 domain-containing protein: MKTLISAFALTVAATGAFAAAHAVTPSVEASNQSVANGIVSADMVVAAENGWMVVHRTNAEMTPGPVVGYAPLRMGDNVDVAAILTEEVAAGDMLMLMVHSEAGGTMTGGFEYTLGAVEDGPIRVDGALVMAVITAE, encoded by the coding sequence ATGAAGACACTTATTTCAGCTTTCGCCCTGACCGTCGCCGCTACTGGTGCATTTGCCGCAGCACACGCCGTGACACCATCAGTAGAAGCCAGCAACCAATCCGTTGCAAACGGTATCGTGAGCGCGGACATGGTCGTCGCCGCAGAGAACGGATGGATGGTCGTGCACCGGACCAACGCAGAGATGACACCCGGCCCGGTCGTGGGTTACGCCCCGCTGCGCATGGGTGACAACGTTGATGTCGCCGCAATCCTGACCGAAGAGGTCGCGGCTGGTGACATGCTGATGCTGATGGTCCACTCCGAAGCGGGTGGTACCATGACAGGTGGTTTTGAATACACGCTTGGTGCTGTCGAAGACGGCCCGATCCGCGTTGATGGTGCGCTTGTGATGGCTGTGATCACCGCCGAATAA